A single window of Paenibacillus sp. FSL H8-0537 DNA harbors:
- the acpS gene encoding holo-ACP synthase — translation MIVGIGHDITDMSRMQTILTGSSAGRFLQRILTEQELKLAESYEGKRKVQFASGRFAAKEAVVKAFGCGIGSIIGFGDINILRSESGKPECVLSEAAWQRLGLSAAAVRVHITITHDRELASAVAIVEQLA, via the coding sequence ATGATAGTAGGAATTGGTCATGATATAACGGACATGAGCAGAATGCAGACGATACTTACCGGCAGCTCGGCGGGGAGATTTTTGCAGCGGATTTTGACAGAGCAGGAGCTTAAGCTGGCTGAGAGTTATGAAGGGAAACGGAAGGTTCAATTCGCATCGGGCCGTTTTGCGGCGAAGGAAGCGGTGGTCAAGGCGTTTGGCTGTGGCATCGGAAGCATTATTGGCTTTGGCGATATTAATATTTTACGTTCAGAATCTGGAAAGCCAGAATGTGTATTGTCAGAAGCGGCATGGCAGAGGCTTGGATTATCCGCTGCCGCAGTGCGCGTTCATATTACGATTACGCATGACCGGGAGCTGGCATCTGCCGTTGCCATCGTCGAACAGCTAGCCTAA
- a CDS encoding AraC family transcriptional regulator, whose protein sequence is MEITGEHMLNQQFKQLKVDVMVASYTKSPAGWIMRRVEPDYFCLCYVDKGEGWLEINESKYKVSAGRLYLLRPGWARRYGSLGENHFIHYWCLFRAEMAAESYTHLAHLPLEVEMKDAQVVKQLFTKMLAAQEESDLTGELRTKAVLFELLALFMENSRTQNTTLLQLSEHEHWNEVLVYDEVLNFIEANLQYQIPIGVLARLADLSPVDFHAAFKNKVGCSLVQYITQRRIATAKKLLRTTSLPIAAIAAEVGMLNHYLSRLFKQQTGITPSEYRRIICSSAWQEAGQTDREEYRNT, encoded by the coding sequence ATGGAAATAACTGGCGAACATATGCTCAACCAACAGTTTAAGCAGTTAAAGGTTGATGTGATGGTGGCATCCTATACGAAAAGTCCAGCAGGCTGGATAATGAGGCGGGTGGAGCCTGACTATTTCTGCTTATGCTACGTCGATAAAGGTGAAGGTTGGCTGGAAATAAACGAGTCCAAATATAAGGTCAGCGCCGGGCGGCTGTATTTGCTGCGTCCAGGCTGGGCAAGAAGGTACGGCTCGCTGGGTGAAAATCATTTTATTCATTATTGGTGTCTTTTCCGCGCGGAGATGGCTGCCGAATCCTATACCCATTTAGCCCATTTGCCGCTGGAGGTTGAAATGAAGGACGCGCAGGTTGTCAAGCAGCTGTTTACGAAAATGCTGGCGGCGCAGGAAGAAAGCGACCTTACGGGTGAACTGCGGACGAAGGCTGTGCTTTTCGAGCTGCTTGCGCTGTTCATGGAGAACAGTCGGACGCAAAACACGACCTTGCTGCAGCTGTCGGAGCATGAACACTGGAATGAAGTGCTTGTCTATGATGAAGTGCTTAATTTTATTGAGGCAAATTTGCAATATCAAATTCCAATTGGCGTGCTGGCCAGGCTGGCAGACCTATCGCCTGTGGATTTTCATGCTGCGTTTAAAAATAAAGTCGGCTGCTCGCTCGTTCAATACATCACGCAGCGGAGAATTGCGACAGCCAAGAAGCTGCTGCGCACGACAAGCTTGCCGATTGCCGCTATTGCTGCGGAGGTTGGCATGCTTAATCATTATTTGTCGCGGTTGTTCAAGCAGCAGACGGGCATTACCCCTTCGGAATACCGCCGAATTATTTGCAGCAGCGCCTGGCAGGAAGCCGGACAAACAGATCGAGAGGAGTACAGAAATACATGA
- a CDS encoding cytochrome c, with amino-acid sequence MLRNSLSVWVKMLLLAALTTALLAACGGTSQPGTKATPHMDAPDGTASVYKSNCISCHGTDLQGRMGTQTNLQKVGARMSEADIVKQLENGEGSMPSFKDRLTSEEIAGLAAWLAGKK; translated from the coding sequence ATGTTACGTAATTCTCTATCTGTCTGGGTCAAAATGCTGCTGCTTGCAGCCCTGACTACAGCCCTGCTTGCTGCCTGCGGCGGCACGTCACAGCCGGGAACGAAAGCAACGCCGCATATGGATGCACCTGACGGCACAGCCTCTGTCTATAAATCCAACTGCATCAGCTGCCACGGCACGGACCTGCAAGGCCGCATGGGGACTCAGACCAATCTGCAGAAGGTTGGAGCCCGGATGAGCGAGGCAGACATAGTGAAGCAATTGGAAAATGGCGAAGGCTCCATGCCGTCGTTCAAGGATCGTCTCACAAGCGAAGAAATCGCTGGACTCGCCGCTTGGCTAGCTGGCAAGAAATAG
- a CDS encoding BrxA/BrxB family bacilliredoxin, producing the protein MSMSFERYMLDMVQPMRDDLTRLGIQELRTPEDVEQNLPESKGTALVVVNSVCGCAAGQCRPGVAEALQHDITPDHLFTVFAGQDKEATAKAREYFAPYPPSSPSIALMKDGELVHFIERHQIENRSASDIAADLADAFDRFCR; encoded by the coding sequence GTGTCCATGTCATTTGAGAGATACATGCTCGATATGGTTCAACCGATGCGTGATGATTTGACGCGTCTTGGCATTCAAGAGCTTCGCACACCCGAGGATGTGGAGCAAAATCTTCCTGAATCCAAAGGTACAGCGCTTGTAGTCGTAAACTCCGTTTGCGGCTGTGCAGCAGGCCAGTGCCGCCCAGGTGTAGCGGAAGCGCTGCAGCATGATATTACACCAGATCATTTGTTTACAGTATTTGCTGGACAGGATAAAGAAGCAACGGCTAAAGCTCGCGAATACTTTGCGCCGTACCCGCCTTCTTCTCCATCCATTGCGCTAATGAAGGACGGAGAGCTTGTTCATTTCATTGAGCGTCATCAAATCGAGAACCGTTCCGCGTCGGATATTGCAGCCGATCTGGCTGATGCGTTCGATCGGTTCTGCCGCTAA
- a CDS encoding ATP-binding protein yields the protein MLKELLLQFVISLIPVFSFQLWHYKQRKENHIRVFITAASAIAMVACMAVSTDFNGYELNFRFVPFILGSLYGGVYGALILDLLYIILRVPALDTDAEKMVFVFFMFVHVPIILFFAKRFSKKPLHRKRLIGVKSIAPISVYISLIFVMFMMNEGFYWSTELVAVFGLLLIGSIVAIWLSIFIVEKFVENSQLQLELKNVSSSYRLEVEKQQQFIDEMLLAILFTDERGVITHLNAKGKELFQRQLEASGDLFSGNVRMDTFFAAKEDGSYIKLLEDALAGAKSSKGPHTEEGKTLLKTAFAIRRQEDHSIVGAALIVQDVTELTLLRDELGRMERLSLIGQMAASITHEIRNPMAVIRGFMQLMRERSRLNEQQYYQIVMEELDRANTIISDFLSLAQNRSVPMQKHSLQTIIMEILPLLEADANLRGQVVQTELADDLPAFLMSDKEMKQLLINLVRNGMEAMEEKGVLHIFTCYLPLENKVVLRIRDNGVGIPADQMSQLFKPFYTTKSKGTGLGLPLCLSIAERHNGKLEVESEEGEGTTFLLTFMLGETDI from the coding sequence GTGTTGAAAGAATTGCTGTTACAATTCGTAATCTCACTTATTCCCGTATTTTCCTTTCAGCTCTGGCATTATAAGCAGCGCAAGGAAAACCATATTCGAGTGTTTATAACGGCTGCAAGTGCAATCGCAATGGTTGCGTGCATGGCGGTTTCGACGGATTTTAATGGATATGAGCTGAATTTCCGCTTCGTTCCGTTTATTTTGGGCTCTTTATACGGAGGGGTATATGGTGCCCTTATTCTTGATCTGCTTTATATTATCCTTAGAGTGCCAGCGCTTGACACCGATGCGGAAAAAATGGTTTTTGTCTTTTTCATGTTTGTTCACGTACCTATTATATTGTTCTTTGCCAAGCGATTCAGCAAGAAGCCCTTGCATCGAAAGCGGCTCATAGGCGTTAAATCGATAGCGCCAATCTCCGTCTACATATCCTTAATATTTGTCATGTTTATGATGAATGAGGGCTTTTACTGGTCAACTGAGCTTGTTGCGGTATTCGGTTTATTGTTAATTGGCTCAATCGTTGCCATTTGGTTGTCTATTTTTATTGTGGAGAAATTTGTTGAAAACTCACAGCTGCAGCTGGAGCTCAAAAATGTTTCGTCCAGCTATCGGCTGGAAGTAGAAAAACAGCAGCAGTTCATCGATGAAATGCTGCTGGCGATTTTATTCACAGATGAGCGTGGCGTCATCACGCATTTGAATGCGAAGGGCAAGGAGCTGTTCCAGCGGCAGCTTGAGGCAAGCGGAGATTTATTTTCAGGAAACGTACGTATGGACACCTTTTTTGCTGCAAAAGAGGACGGTTCCTATATCAAGCTGCTTGAGGATGCGCTCGCTGGAGCCAAGAGCAGTAAAGGACCACACACGGAAGAGGGCAAAACGCTGCTCAAGACAGCATTCGCCATCCGGAGGCAGGAGGATCATTCCATTGTGGGAGCTGCCCTTATTGTCCAAGATGTAACGGAGCTTACGCTGCTGCGCGATGAGCTGGGACGAATGGAGCGCCTTAGTCTGATTGGACAAATGGCTGCAAGCATTACCCATGAGATCCGCAATCCGATGGCGGTAATACGGGGATTTATGCAGCTGATGCGGGAGCGGAGCCGGCTGAATGAGCAGCAGTATTACCAGATCGTTATGGAGGAGCTGGACCGGGCGAATACGATCATTAGCGACTTCTTATCATTGGCGCAAAATCGTTCCGTCCCGATGCAGAAGCATTCCTTGCAGACGATAATCATGGAAATATTGCCGCTGCTTGAGGCGGACGCCAATCTTAGAGGACAGGTTGTGCAAACGGAGCTTGCCGATGATTTGCCCGCCTTTCTTATGTCTGACAAGGAAATGAAGCAGCTGCTTATAAATCTAGTGCGCAACGGCATGGAGGCGATGGAGGAAAAGGGCGTTCTGCACATATTTACTTGCTATCTCCCTCTGGAAAATAAAGTGGTGCTTCGGATTCGTGATAATGGCGTAGGTATTCCAGCAGATCAGATGAGCCAGCTGTTTAAGCCTTTTTATACGACGAAGTCCAAAGGAACGGGACTTGGGCTGCCGCTTTGCCTCAGCATTGCTGAAAGGCATAATGGCAAGCTGGAGGTGGAGTCCGAGGAAGGGGAAGGAACGACGTTCCTTTTAACCTTTATGCTGGGAGAAACGGATATTTAG
- the mutY gene encoding A/G-specific adenine glycosylase has protein sequence MTAEAKQHFSRELLHWYQRGNRDLPWRKSRDPYRIWVSEIMLQQTRVDTVIPYYERFMAKFPSVQALAEAPEPEVLKCWEGLGYYSRARNLQAGARQVMELHQGQVPDDKTAVAALKGVGPYTSGAIMSIAFNRPEPAVDGNVMRVLSRYFALEDDIAKLATRVKIEKLAAELIPEGAAGDFNQALMELGALVCTPKSPSCLPCPVMEHCEARIEGRETELPIKSKAKPPRPEARIGVIVEGSGAHAGKVLVRQRPATGLLAQMWELPHLLVPKELELLLHFSEEQLTEQAPLGGLLTEAVVGDTGLLIRPHRQLMDADHIFSHIHWKMRVYKADLGAMKMGAEVPMAQMAAEAAAVYTAAGKQLEEQVDTEQGEQLKQQEELPEPYRWIGPEHMDELAFPNLFLKILRDYWNQDL, from the coding sequence ATGACAGCGGAAGCAAAACAACATTTTAGCAGAGAACTGCTGCATTGGTACCAGAGAGGCAATCGCGATTTGCCATGGCGTAAAAGCCGCGACCCTTACCGGATATGGGTATCGGAAATTATGCTTCAGCAAACGAGAGTCGATACGGTTATTCCCTATTACGAACGGTTTATGGCAAAATTTCCATCGGTTCAGGCGCTTGCTGAAGCGCCCGAGCCCGAGGTGCTTAAGTGCTGGGAAGGGCTTGGCTATTACTCGCGGGCGCGGAATTTGCAAGCGGGAGCGCGCCAAGTAATGGAGCTGCATCAAGGACAGGTGCCGGATGATAAAACAGCCGTCGCTGCTTTGAAAGGCGTGGGGCCTTATACGAGCGGTGCAATTATGAGCATCGCCTTTAATCGGCCTGAGCCAGCTGTAGATGGCAACGTCATGCGCGTGCTGTCCCGTTATTTTGCGCTGGAGGATGATATTGCAAAGCTGGCCACGCGGGTGAAAATCGAAAAGCTCGCCGCCGAGCTGATTCCTGAAGGCGCAGCAGGCGACTTCAATCAAGCTCTAATGGAGCTGGGTGCGCTCGTCTGTACGCCAAAGTCTCCTAGCTGCCTGCCATGTCCGGTGATGGAGCATTGTGAAGCTCGAATCGAAGGACGCGAGACGGAGCTGCCTATTAAATCGAAGGCGAAGCCGCCACGGCCAGAAGCTCGAATTGGCGTCATTGTTGAAGGCTCAGGCGCGCATGCGGGCAAGGTGCTTGTCCGGCAGCGTCCGGCTACCGGGCTGCTTGCGCAAATGTGGGAGCTGCCGCATTTGCTTGTGCCGAAGGAGCTGGAATTGCTGCTTCATTTCAGCGAGGAGCAACTGACGGAGCAAGCACCGCTTGGCGGGCTGCTGACCGAGGCGGTCGTAGGCGATACGGGCTTGCTTATTCGTCCTCACCGCCAGCTGATGGACGCCGATCATATTTTCAGCCATATCCATTGGAAAATGAGAGTTTATAAGGCGGATCTAGGTGCGATGAAGATGGGCGCAGAAGTGCCAATGGCGCAAATGGCTGCTGAAGCTGCGGCTGTCTATACAGCTGCTGGAAAGCAGCTGGAAGAGCAGGTGGACACTGAGCAGGGGGAGCAATTAAAGCAGCAGGAAGAGCTTCCCGAGCCGTATCGCTGGATTGGGCCGGAGCATATGGATGAGCTGGCATTTCCGAATTTATTTTTGAAAATTTTACGCGATTATTGGAATCAGGATTTGTAA
- the nadE gene encoding ammonia-dependent NAD(+) synthetase has translation MSLQADIIKRLGVKPVIDVEQEIRTRVDFLKKYVLDSHTTGLLIAISGGIDSAVAAGLCKKATDELTAETGRDYMTLGVYQPYSEQSDISDSYAVSEAFGITKTVETNIGEAVDEIAIETEHGLKSIGIHRHISRGGKGNVKARTRMVVQYALAFDLNLLVVGTDHASEAITGFYTKWGDGAVDITPLSSLNKRQVRQLASHLGVPKSILDKAPSAGLWEGQTDEDELGISYDDNSDYLEGKEIGAEAKEKLEKQYQKTEHKRAPIPGI, from the coding sequence ATGAGCTTACAAGCAGATATTATAAAAAGACTTGGCGTTAAGCCAGTCATTGATGTAGAACAGGAAATCCGCACCCGCGTTGATTTCCTCAAAAAATATGTATTGGACTCTCATACGACAGGCCTGTTGATCGCCATTAGCGGCGGCATCGACAGCGCAGTAGCAGCGGGCCTTTGCAAAAAAGCGACCGATGAGCTGACAGCTGAAACCGGTCGCGACTATATGACGCTTGGCGTTTACCAGCCTTACAGCGAGCAGTCGGATATTTCCGACAGCTACGCGGTATCTGAGGCATTCGGTATTACGAAAACCGTAGAAACGAACATTGGCGAAGCGGTAGACGAAATCGCCATAGAGACGGAGCACGGCTTGAAGAGTATCGGTATCCATCGTCATATTAGCCGCGGCGGCAAAGGCAATGTGAAGGCAAGAACGCGTATGGTTGTCCAATATGCGCTTGCCTTTGACCTCAATTTGCTCGTTGTTGGTACGGATCATGCATCCGAAGCCATAACAGGCTTTTATACAAAATGGGGCGACGGGGCCGTTGATATTACGCCGCTCAGCTCACTGAACAAACGTCAAGTACGCCAGCTTGCCTCGCACCTTGGCGTGCCGAAGAGCATTCTCGACAAAGCGCCATCTGCTGGTTTATGGGAAGGGCAGACTGATGAGGATGAGCTTGGCATTAGCTACGATGACAACAGCGATTATTTGGAAGGCAAGGAAATTGGTGCTGAGGCAAAGGAAAAGCTGGAGAAGCAATACCAGAAAACCGAGCACAAGCGCGCGCCTATTCCTGGCATTTAA